AAATTATACTTTTAGACATTCAGAGCGCACAGCTCCGCTCATTGACGGAAATATTCTCTACCAAGGTAATGGCATTGATGGCCTTGCAGCACTGGATCGCCATTTTGGGCATACAATTTGGCGCTTTAACGTTAAAAACGGTATCGAATCAGGCCTTGAATTAAGTGGTGAGCTCCTTTATTTCGGCGGAAGCGATGGGCAATTTTATGCAATTAATAAAAATTCAGGTAAAGCAGTTTGGACTTTCCCCACACGTATTGAAAATCTCGCTGCTCCGTTAGTTCATGAAGGGTATGTTTATTTTCTCGCAGGCAATAACGTTCTCTATGCTCTTGATGCAAAAACCGGAAAACAACTCTGGGTATATAATAGGGGAGACGTAAGTTCTCTCAGTATTCGTGGTGGAGCAAAACCTGTTCAATATAAAGGGACACTCTACATTGGTTTTGCTGACGGGTATTTAGCTGCCATTAATTCTCGTGATGGAAGTTTAGTTTGGGAGCGAAAACTCAGTAACAACTTAAAATTCGTTGATGTTGATAGCACAGCAGTAGTTGACGAACAAAGTATCTGGGTTTCTAGTTATGACGGAGCCCTTTTTAGCCTGAGTAGAACAGATGGCCAGGTTCAATGGCGTATGGAAGATGGCGGTGCAGTGCCGGTCACCATTGATGGAGAAAATCTTTATTATTCTTCGCTTAGCCAAAATGTCTATGCCCTTAATAAAAATACTGGCGTTCAAAAATGGAAATTTGCGTTTGAAGAAAAAAACGGTATTCCCACTCAGCCCGTTTTACATCGCGGTTTAGTAATTGTTGCGGCCAGTGATGGTGACGTAATGGCGTTAAGTGAACTCAGCGGAAAATTAGTAGCAAAATATCGCCCAGGTGCTGGAGTATTTGCCACCCCTGCTCTTGACCCCAAAACGGGGCAACTTTACGTTTACAGCAATCAAGCCAATGTTCATTTATTAAAAATTGTTTGGCACAGACCACAAGATGATTGGGAGTGGAAGTAATGCGTCTGCTCTTAATTTGCAGTTGTTTTTTAATCATCAATTGCAGCAGCAAACCCTGCAATAACATTCCTCAACGCCCTGAGCCCTCGCCAACACCAGTTCCAACAAGTGATGGAGCTTATGTTGTTCCTAATACAGTTACAAAAACTGAAGAGAAACGACTTCCTTCAATAAATGTATATAAAGGTACGGGCGAGCTTCAATGTGGAGCGGGGAAAGCAATTCCTATTGAAGATATGCAACACACACTCACCACAAATAAAATTACAATTTACGAATCTAAAACACGTCTTGATGGCCTCATGCATATTGCACTTTGCGGCAGCCCAACAGGAAAGATTCATGTGTTTACCATTGCACAACAAGATCTTAAAAAAGCACAGAAGCTTGGCTTCAAAGAACTTAAGAAACCGTGATGTCCGATAAGGTTTCTTATGTTGCAAAGTGGATTCTCCTTGGTTTGGTTACAAGCCTTGGAATCACTTGCGCTCACAAACCGTTACCAAAAAACGGCCCAATTCCTACTACCTTAGTGCTTGGAGTTGATGGAATTTCTTACCTGACTTTTAAAAAACTCCAAGACGGCGGTCATTTCAGAAACTTTATGCCTGTGGCTCCAATGTACGCAAGCTTTCCAAGTATTAGTGATCCTAACTGGACCAAACTCTATAATCTCCCCATTGAGCGCGGTTTCACAAAAGCGTTTTTTGATCCAACCATTAAAACCCCTACCGGAATGGGCAAAGAAAATGGTGGCATTACAAGTCACTTCACAAGACATCCACTTTACGAAGACGTCAGTGATTTCAGACTTGAAGGCGCTTGGGAGCATTTATCCATGCTCATCTGGACAGAAACTACAGCCCTTTATTGGCTTGAGAGTTTAGAAAAACAATTTTTTGAATTTAGAGGCCGAAAAAATTATTTTGGATTAATTATTAATTCAGACATTTTGAGCCATACCGAAGGCGAAAAAAATGTAATGAAATATTTAGTTAAAATAGAAGAACGCATTGAGAAAATTCAAAAACGATATAAAGAACTTTATCATCAAGATTTAGAAGTGATTTTTGTTAGTGATCATGGAAATACTTTTTTAAAACCAAAAGATGTTTTATTTCAACCAGCCCTTGAAAAAGCAGGCTGGAAGTTTGCACCAACAATCGCTCATCCAAAAGATATCGGTTTTTATGTGCCCGAGATGCTAAGTTTTGCTGCTTTTTATTGTCAGCCAAAATCAGCACGTGAATTAGCTTTAAACTTGGCAAAAATTAATCATATTCAAACGACTTTTTATGCTGAAAGCCCAACTGATATTCGAGCAATTGGGCTTCATGGTTTAGGTGAGGCGCAACTTATCGTCGATGAAAAAAATGAAATGGTAGATTATAAAGTCTTGCGCGGCCCAGACCCGCTTAAACAAACGAAGTACTTTAAAAAAGGCCCACTCTCATTTGATGCTTATTTTCTAGCGAGTCAAAATGATATTTATCCTAATGTTGTAACTCGCGTGTGGGAAGGTTTTACTAATAACTCGATCACAAAACCTCAAGTCTTAGTTGACCCTGAACTAGGTTACGTCTTTGGAAATAAAGCTTTAAGACTTGTGACAGAAGTTCGTGGTTTTTCAAGCACACATGGTGGTTTACATCGCGAACAAACCATGGGGATTTTTGTCTCAACAAAAAGACAATTCCCCGCAATCCGCCCACAAGATTTTCGAAAATTTGTCAGAGTCGATAATATTGGCAAATGACTATAGATTGCTTCCAACTGGTACCAATAAATAGCATTGACCAACTTCTCCCCCGCCTGTCACCTCTGCTTTTAATTTTATACAAGGCAAACCACGGTTGTCCCCACAATTTCGGCAAGCAGGATGTGGGCTGGTTCCATCGCATTTTCCACCCCCTGAAACTATCGCTTGAGGAACAATCACATTGCTCCTTGCTCTTACTAAATTATTTGGCGATGCTTCAGGCGTAGGCTCAGGTGTAGGTCCAGGGGTATCATTCGGCGGATCTTCCGCTAAAGCTTGTGATTCAGCGAGCATCCAACCGATCATGGTTGGTTTAGTAAATAATAAATCATCTGAAACTTTTGTTCTTTTTAATTCCATTTGTGCTTCGGCATCAAAAAAATGATCAAGCTTTGCAACAAATCGACCTATACAACTTCCCTTAAGCGGATTCTCTGGTTCACTATGCTTGAAGTTCCAGTTGTTAACTTGAAACTGTGGTGCTTCTGACGCAAAACAATAATCTGGGGCTGCTGGAGCTGGAGCTGGAACAGGACATGAACATCCCCCAGCATTGCTCGCTCGGTCAGGATTTTTTACGCAGACAAAACCATTAACGAGCATTGCTGATAAGTTCGTATTTGCAGCAGATGCTATTGATTCCATATAATTTGGCGTTGTTGTTGAAATTACCCCAGCCGCTCTATCCCAGGCTCCTCTCACAATTTTTGATGCCTCTTCAGTGACAGCGATTAGTTTTTGAGTATCTTTAATTCTTCTCTGAAAACGCGCGTTATTCATTTGATAAACATAGAGTGACGTCAGTGACGTTATCATCATAACACTTGTCATGATAACTAGCCCCATCGTTGCAAATCCCGATTCACCCTTGAATAATGCTTTTCTCATAAAACACCTCACATTAAAGATTAGTTCGAAGTCTTAAATCGTGGCGCATCAAATTTATAATAATAAATTCCACCATGAATTCGCTCAGTCGTAGTTGAAACACCACTTGTGGTATAACCTAAAATATTATTCCTAAAAGGAATATTGACGACCACATCTACATCTCTAAAAATATTTGGCGATCCATTTACTTTATCAGGTGCATAAGAAATTTGAGCTGGATCTGTGATTTTTGTAAAATAACGAACACGTATTCTTATATTCATACCTTGTAGAGCACCGGTAGCATTTTCTAAAGCTCCAGTTGTTTGATTCATATCTACAGCACTATTAGTATCGATTGGAGCTTCTTTTAAGGCTGAAGGATCCGATGCATCAACACCCATATTTACAACATTGCTAAAAAAAACGCCTCCCGTACTCGGCGTAAGCTCAACAGTACCATCACTGTCAGCAAAATAAATAATACCAGGTTCAGTACCCGCGGGTTTTTGAAAGAAAATCCCAGTGGATCGATAATCACTTGTTGTACCACTCCCATTTTCTCTAACAAAAAGGGCAAATGGTTGAACAGGGTCAGTCCAAGTAGCAAGACTAGCAATATTAACGGGTCTGCAATCAACTACTCCAACAGGAATTGTCGTCGGAATAAAGTCAGTACCATCAGGAAGTCTAATTGTTTGATATGGATTTGGAAATCCGGCACCTGGAACTCTTGGCGTGTAAGCCAGAGGAATTTTACCACCAGATACATTGCATGAAGATACTCTTGAACAACAATATGTCTTTACCGCATTACTCATTTTGACTCTAAATTCAAAACCAGCTTGCAATAGACTTTCTTGAGCGAGATTTTGATTACGAAGCATGTTGAACTGCTCCATACCAAAAGTGACAATGGCCCCAACACCAAGGCTGATAATTAAACCTACACCCATGGCGATTACGACATCAATTAAGCTTTGGCCACTTGCGGAGTTATTCACGTACTACCTACCCCTTCAATACTTTTTTTGGCCCCGGATTTTAAGTCTTAACTCCCGCCTTTTAATAGCTTCGTTAAAACGGCGCTGTTCTTCTTCAGACTTCGGCTCTAAAGCTGGAACAGGCGCGGGCTTTCCGGATTCATCAATTGCGACGAACGTTAAATATGCGCTACTCGTGTGATGCCATTCTCCAGTTTTTGGATTTTCTGCATCCACGCGCACACCAACTTCCATGCTGGTACGTGATGTGAAATTCACTCGTGCACGAATCTGAACAAACCAACCTTGTTTAACCGCTGCTATAAAAGCAAGGTCATCGATGCTGGCGGTAACCACAGTTTGACGACAATGGCGTTGAGCCGCAATTGCTCCCGCTATGTCGATCCAACTCATGATCACACCGCCAAACACCGTACCCAAGGTATTTGCATGACTCGGCAGAACTATCTCCGTCATGATGACTTCATCACTGACAGACATAGTTCCTCGGGTGTCGGATACACCCTCTCCTTTAGATCTTATCGGCATGTTGGCCTATAACTTAATACTCCGCGTTAAGTATGCGGAAATATTAAATACTGTTGTTATTTCCAGTATTTGAGGAATTTATAGCGCCACTAGCAATCGCTGTTGCAGCGGGTGCTTCAGCAGGAGCAGCTTGTTGTGAACCTGTGTTGAGAAAATCAACATGAGGTACGCACCAAACGATCAACTGAGCGCGGCTCTTTACGGACATCTTTTTATAGATATTGGTCAGGTGAAACTTGAACGTTTTTTCTGTTACGAAAAGCTGACTGGCAACTTCCTTATTGGACAAACCCTTAGACACGAGTTCAGCTACTTCTGCTTCACGGTGACTGAGGCCTCTTTGTGTGAGTACGTCTTTGAGCATCCTTGCTCCCCCTGTTAAATTGTTTCACATAGAGAGGGGCAAGATCCCTTTTCGCCCGCCCTCTTCATAAAGCGTAACAGACTCGACTGATAGCCACAATACTTTGATCGCACTTTTTTTACTTTTGTCGCGTTTTTTTCATTAACCGACCAAAAGTAACAAATTTTGTACCTAGACTATGGCCGAAGTACATTAAAGACTAGAGATCTTGAAGGGGTGAACTTGTGA
This genomic stretch from Oligoflexia bacterium harbors:
- a CDS encoding PQQ-binding-like beta-propeller repeat protein, which codes for MTIKLLAISFLIFANTACSTTPIARQARFNVEWVRSTLLKENYTFRHSERTAPLIDGNILYQGNGIDGLAALDRHFGHTIWRFNVKNGIESGLELSGELLYFGGSDGQFYAINKNSGKAVWTFPTRIENLAAPLVHEGYVYFLAGNNVLYALDAKTGKQLWVYNRGDVSSLSIRGGAKPVQYKGTLYIGFADGYLAAINSRDGSLVWERKLSNNLKFVDVDSTAVVDEQSIWVSSYDGALFSLSRTDGQVQWRMEDGGAVPVTIDGENLYYSSLSQNVYALNKNTGVQKWKFAFEEKNGIPTQPVLHRGLVIVAASDGDVMALSELSGKLVAKYRPGAGVFATPALDPKTGQLYVYSNQANVHLLKIVWHRPQDDWEWK
- a CDS encoding acyl-CoA thioesterase; translation: MSVSDEVIMTEIVLPSHANTLGTVFGGVIMSWIDIAGAIAAQRHCRQTVVTASIDDLAFIAAVKQGWFVQIRARVNFTSRTSMEVGVRVDAENPKTGEWHHTSSAYLTFVAIDESGKPAPVPALEPKSEEEQRRFNEAIKRRELRLKIRGQKKY
- a CDS encoding helix-turn-helix transcriptional regulator, whose translation is MLKDVLTQRGLSHREAEVAELVSKGLSNKEVASQLFVTEKTFKFHLTNIYKKMSVKSRAQLIVWCVPHVDFLNTGSQQAAPAEAPAATAIASGAINSSNTGNNNSI